The nucleotide sequence TGATAAAAAAGAATTAGTCTTTTTAAGCAAAGAGTTATAATATTCAGAAATTTGTGGTTGTACATAGTTTCGAGTTTGTGTTGATCTTACCATGAACCCAAATTGTGTTTTCCAGTGTCTTCTGATAAGAACCCCGGGAATATAGACAATGATAAAAGGTAAATTAGAAACATATCCAGTGCGTAATCTGCGTTTTCTGTTAGCAATTGATTAATAGTTAATCTTTCTGGGTTATTAGAATCAATTCCGCCCTGCAAAACCCGAACGACAAATTAACAAATCTTTAAAGATAAAAACTCTTATCAGGTTTCACATTTTTACCTGTTTGAAAAACAAGAAATATATAGTACCTTCTCATTATGTATGTCACCAGCTACAAGATTAGCTGAAACCGTTTTACACCCTTCAGAAACCGCTTTTGAGCGATAGTATTTCATAATTGGAAGCTTTGGGAAAACAAATGCGTAAAGAACAACACAGAGCAGCTCATATACTGTGCATATCGCGAAGAATAAAACTGCAAAAGCAACGTTGATTTACATAAATGTTGTATAGTTAAAAACATTTTGTCCTGTTTAAATATAAATCGTTTAAACTCCAATATATCTTAATTGAATGGGTCACAAATATAAATGTAACAGACTTACTGGCTCCTTTTCGTAGACCGTTTTGTGAACTATCAAACATGCCTTTTGTGAACAGTCTTAAACCGGAGGTAATGGCCCCTGATGCAGAAAGACCGGCTAGAAACGACTAAACGGATTACAAGACAAAAGAATTATATGATGTCTCATCTTTTTCATTAGTCCGAGTTTCAAAAAACGATGGAAAAGGTACTAACTTGAATGAATTCAGGCAGCATGTACGACAAGTCTCCGACCATTCCACCTTGCACATTGGCGTCTGCTAATCCAAATGCTGCACTTATTACACATAAGCCGACGAATGTTCCCATTCCTCCTCTACCATCTGTCGCTAAATCCAACTACAATATTCAAAGTAGCATAATACTGCAGCTTTTGCTCATAAACATATACTGTAACGGAGTATATAATTTAGATTTTGGTAACATATATGCTACTATGCCTTACTTTAAGGtgcattaaatgaacatataatttttatgaatatgaattaaaatTTGTAAttgaggcacacataaaaatggTAAATATTGTATTGAATACCACAACCATTTTCATTTGGTCAACTCTAGAGTACAAGCGGCGTATACTGAGCTACATCCGGTTAGGTCAGTTAACGATGTTGGTGTGGCAAAGGGTTCGTTACCTGCTGTTGTTATCAATTCGGGGGTCACCTTTGGTCCTCCTGCATCTATGTTTTGTGAATGTGGCTCGGGGTGTAAGGGGGTTTGTGACGGGCTTGGTTTTAACGTAAAATTGCCCGACAACATTTCTATTCAACCAGTTGGATCTCCCGTGGTGTAGTCGAGCCCTAGACCTCTTTACAAGGACATATTAGTCGGCACCGTGTCTTCTTCATTGCCGGTGTTTGGCTCAGTTGACGTCCTTGAAGAAGGGAATTTCGATGGAGCTTCTGTTTCTAATCTGGTGCCTGAAAAAAGATACGTTACCTCATCAACCAGTTGTAGTTGGTGAAGTTCCATTTGATAATACAATCGGGCAGAACTGTTTTGTTTCAAAGGTTAGGTCGCATGTTGCTTCTGGATCAGGGGAAGTACAACCCATTAATTGTGTTAATGGATCTTATGGTTGTCATGTTATTGGGCCCAAATCTTTGGATTCTCTCGCGTCTAAATTTGATAAATCAAACTGGAAGAAAAAGGTTGTCGAAGGTACGAGCTCTAATACTGGTAATGTTTCGATTCAAGGGTTATCCGCTCCTGACGTTCGAGTTTTTGAGGAAGGGCCGGTCTCGGTTCTGATGGCGCTAACGGGCCGGTTTCTGCTCTCCATTGTGCCCATCGAATCCTATTATTGTGGACTCCAATGATTCGAACCTCAATCCGATCAAAGACCCCTCTCGTTTTGATTCGGTGGCGTCTAAATTTGACAAATCTATCGGTAAAAAACCTATCGCCTCGGTTTCTAGCGGTGTTGATGAGGTCGGTTCCATGGCGACTTTTTGCAAAGTGATGGATAATATGGAGGGTGTAGCAATTGGTTCCGTCGTTAATTCCGTTGATCTCCCGTTCGAATCGGTCCAAGTTAAGAAGCCGagattagaaagaaaaaaaaattgactcATGAAGAGGAGGTGAAGGCTTTTGGCGTTTTCATCAAAGACGCTTGAGCGTCCTTGTTTCGTGTTATGGTTGTCTTTAGATGATTCTTAATCTCCCGGTCCTTGGGTTGATTGGTTCTCATCTTTCTCGTGTAATTCTTGTTTAGTTTCATAGGAATATTGTCGTTGTTTGTGGTTTCGAGCTTTGGATAGGTTTTGTTTTAGTTATGCTCGGTTATCGTTTTTGTAAGTTCAAGGAGTTTTCATTCTTTGATGAATCTCCTTTTGTTATAGAAGTTTATACGTTTTTGCGCCGAATAAAAAATATTGTATTGATTAAGTGAGTATTGAATGCAAATGATAATACATGGATTATAAAAGGACAAGTGATGGAATATTAGAATTTACCACCAGAACAGCAACAGTGCCGACGAAGAAAAGAATGTATCCGGATAAGTTTCGGTTTCTAGTATTGACTTTTGCTTCATAGTATGTAAGTACTGCAAGTGCTATAAAGGCGAACGGTTGATATACGAGTGTGAGTACTCTTGAAGGGTGGTAATCCTGCAAGAAGTAAATTAATACGTAATGATTATTGATTAAattgaaatgaaaaaaaaaaaaggtctTTAATCGGCAACTTAGTTTCCATAAGTTACAGCTAATTTTTCTTAATAGGAAACTTCTGATTTTCATTCCAACATTTAGTTCTCGATGTTGAAACATACATGTCCTTCTTGCTTACATTCACACTTCTTACTTTAAAATATACTTAAAGATACACTCAAATATTGAAATATAACTTCCTACTTTCTTTACATTAAGAACTAGAAACACCAAGAGACTACATCTTGCTTGCTTGCACTTATTTTATTTACATTCAGTAAGGCTTTATAAATAGCCATCAAACTCATGCACAGTTATCCACTCATGCCCACagaggttcgcctgcaatgactccgggctGCTCGCATAGCGAGTAGTCGCCCTTGGATTAATCAAGTTGACCGTTTGGATAcccagattaaaaaaaaaaaaaaaaaaaactcatgcaCAGCACACACGTACAAATTAACTTCTACCACTTTCTTTCTACCTAAAGACTTGGAGCACTTACCCTACTACCCAATCGTAAGCCTTTAAACTTGGTCATCTCATACTACCTATTCAAACATACTACAAGAGTGTTCCCAATGGTTTCTTCTTAGTCCTCCAAAATTAGACgctacatcagcgccacatcaacactttcttctcaggactaaacactcccaacagttACACCTTTCTTCTATATTTTTTAATTACTTTTATTTTTTTCTAAAATCAAATGtaaattactccgtaattattatatattatatataaatataattattaaatcaattcTAATTTTAAACTAACAAATTTGTTTGGTTagtattaaaaaaattaaataaaaataaatgaaaTCTATATGATATACGTAGTGTAAATGTAACCACACAAATTCTGAGACCCACCATTCTACCTACTCATCTTCTTCAACATGTTTCAACCTCCATTTTAATTTCCAACCTCCATTTTAATTTCTAACCTCTATTTCATTTTCAGATCTGCtataaaactaaaagtaaaataCAAAAATGAAAATAAAAGTGAATTAATCTCAGTGCTCACGTCCTCAGATATTTCACAAATTCTGAGACCCACCATTCTACCTACTCATCTTCTTCAACATGTTTCAACCTCCATTTTAATTTCCAACCTCCATTTTAATTTCTAACCTCTATTTCATTTTCAGATCTGCtataaaactaaaagtaaaataCAAAAATGAAAATAAAAGTGAATTAATCTCAGTGCTCACGTCCTCAAATATTTCACAAAAGCACGGTAAAATGGACGAAGTGGAGGGCGGTGGCCTGGGCGGCCTCCTGGGCAGATCACTGCCAAGAGCACCCAGGTGCAGGCGATTGGCTGGGCAGATCACTGCCAAGAGCGCCCAGGTGGGCGATTGGCTGGACGAGAAGCAAGTCAGGACCGTTGGGAGAGCTCTAACATTAACTAAAACTCAcactaacaataattatataatACTACCACTAGGTACTAAATAATTATCTAAACTATTAAAATTAATCAACACCCGAATCCGGTTGACCCCGACCGGGTTGTATTTATTTACTCAACATATACCTAACAAAAAAATTAACCCGTTTGACCTTGAATCAACATGCTGAGCCAAGACAAACATGTTTGACCCGTTATCCTAAACTAGTTATGAGGGTCTATTCGGGCTGTGTATGTTCGGACCACAAACCCTTCAACCCGTTTGTAAATGAGGGATCCGATCTGACCGAAATTTCCACCCTTACtatcaaggttggagaactcggatctcggggagatctccttTGGACTTTTTTGGGGAGATTTCGGCATCTTGGAAAAATttcgggagatctcgtttggacatttttggggAAATCTCGTAATCTCGGAAGAATTTCGGAGAGATCTCGAACGTTTACTtacgttgactttttatttttttaatataaatatataaaaataaataagtatattgatatttatatacattttatgagattttacaagaaaatccgaaaaatgagcgagaaaatccggAATTTtacgagaaaattcgagaaattagCGTAAAAATCTGAAAAATCGTATCTTTGACCAAATTTGACccagttgaccgagaaatctcgggagatggacatctcgtctagGCTAGCTTTCAAAAACGAGATCTCGAGAAGAAATaacgagatttacaacactgcttaCAATAGTCCATGTAATATATAGTAACATAAACATATAGAGTAATAAACAATGCACAAACAGgctagtgttataatatataaatatatatatataaatggatagtcaattattaatacacaaaagtaatattattgtattacctaaacttgtgatatttttgctataaatagccatgaatgcaaacattaaacttgcaccattttctcacacttacaaagtgtttctttctttctctccattatcatctttgttcttacacttcattattaacattcttaatcaagaatcaaaccactaaaggtagttataagcctactgaattataacatcaagaatcaaaccactaaaggtagttataagcctactgaattataacacgttatcagcacgataatcttaatactaattatggttggctctgccacctaaatgatatatggtcggttataccacctgaataatatatggtcgacactgtcgcctaattatcatttatgttatataacatttatttatgattgcttacatatggtcgacactgtcgcctacttatcatttatgttatattaaatttatgtttaatgtttatatacttatgaatataaattgactctaatttatcatgttgtttgttttaatttttgataatagaaaatgtcgaatctgaaaaagcttaaatttactcctttagaatcaacgggaaacaactacatgccatgggttataaaagtaaaaatgcatcttaaatcaatgggcattcttgaaaccataaatgaaaacaacacttgttctgaaaaagaacaagcaacggcatgttgctttattcatcaacatattgatgaatgcttacaaaataattatgtgactgtagaagatccccatgttttatgggaaggtctcaaaagcagattcaataatcaaagagaaattttacttccagctactatggatcaatggagaacattaaggttccaagactttaagaaagtaaatgaatacagctcagctctgtataatacagtctcacaacttaaattctgtggacatgaaataagtgatgcagacatgttggagaaaactttctccacaatgaatgctgccaacatcacagtgcaaagaaatttgagaatgctaaagttcaacacatatcctgaacttaattcatatctcttggttgcagagcaaaatgatgagctattaatgaaaaatcagcaatcccgtcctactggtacacttgcaatccctgaagcaaatactgcaaataattataaacagggacaaggacgcgggcaaagtcgtggttataataaccatcgccatcatcatgccaaaagccataactatggtagaaaccatccttatggtaatgggaatgggcgtggaagtggccgtggtggtcaaagaaataataatccacgaaaatataaatatcaaccacaaaacaagcccactaaacaagatgttgaagaaaattcttctaaaaattctgaagaatcttgttacagatgtggtagaatgggccactgggctaatacttgcctaacatctaaacatcttgttaagatgtatcaggattcgctgaaaggtaaagaaaatgaagtaaattttgtggataatattgatccaacagtcactgagcaaccatctgatttatatgaagatttcttgaattaaattaatatgtttcttttataaataaaacgatttaacctttgtcatcatgttttctcaaatgtttcagttctatatgttttatcaaatgttccagttctatgtttgatgtttcaattctatgtatgtcaaatgtttcagttttatctatttgtgtgtaataaacattttgtgtaacatttatatacttactgtttgtttcttatatatgaagtttaatatgaattctgctggaacacaacatcaatcaagtagtggagatatctgtatagcagatagtggtactacacacactatacttaaatctgaaaaatatttcattgatttgaaaccaacgaaaggaactatacatacaatatcaggtgctgctaacttgatagaatGGATAGGAAatgcaaaattcatattaccaaacggtacaacatttttaattaataatgccttattctctcctaagtcaagcagaaatttattgagtttttctgacatataccttaatggatatgattatcagtcagtaacggcagaaaatgagaaatatttaagtatcactaacaagaatcacgttattgaaaaactgccaagacttaattctggattacattatacacatataaatgtaccagaagcacatatggtgattaaagaaaagtatattgatcctggtgtatttaatttatggcataacagattgggccatccaggatcaacaatgatgaaaagaattattgaatgtacacatggacatccactgaaggatagaaaaatccttcatgatacaatggttccatgtatatcttgctctcttggaaaattgataactagaccctcaccacttaaggttgagaaagaatcaccaatgtttcttgaaagaattcaaggtgatatttgtggaccaattcatccaccatgtggaccatttagatatttcatggtcctaattgacgcatctagtagatggtctcatgtttttctgttatcaagccgtaatgtggcatttgcaaaatttcttgccgaaattattaaattgagagcacattttcctgattacatcattaaaaaggtgagacttgataatgctggtgagtttacatctcaagcatttaataactattgcatgtctataggaattgttgttgaacattctgttgccattgtgcatacacaaaatggtttagccgagtcactgattaaacgtttacagttaatcgctagaccattgataatgagaacaaaactccctgtatctatatggggtcatgcaattttacatgctgctgcattgattcgcatcagaccaagtgcaagtcataaatattcccccctacaacttgct is from Rutidosis leptorrhynchoides isolate AG116_Rl617_1_P2 chromosome 10, CSIRO_AGI_Rlap_v1, whole genome shotgun sequence and encodes:
- the LOC139870980 gene encoding equilibrative nucleotide transporter 3-like, whose protein sequence is MEAALVPGAMSVPNPLDKGITTKLVKLQGKKTAMFVCWLLGIGCLFPWNSMLTIEDYYVNLFRDYHPSRVLTLVYQPFAFIALAVLTYYEAKVNTRNRNLSGYILFFVGTVAVLVLDLATDGRGGMGTFVGLCVISAAFGLADANVQGGMVGDLSYMLPEFIQSFLAGLSASGAITSGLRLFTKGMFDSSQNGLRKGAILFFAICTVYELLCVVLYAFVFPKLPIMKYYRSKAVSEGCKTVSANLVAGDIHNEKGGIDSNNPERLTINQLLTENADYALDMFLIYLLSLSIFPGFLSEDTGKHNLGSWYTIVLIAMYNVWDLVGRYVPLINCLKLESRKGLVIAVLSRFLLIPSFYFTAKYADQGWMIFLTSFLGLSNGYLTVCVLTSAPKGYKGPEQNALGNILVLFQTGGIFAGVTSDWLWLIGKGW